From the genome of Leishmania infantum JPCM5 genome chromosome 34, one region includes:
- a CDS encoding putative phosphatidylinositol 4-kinase, with the protein MGGIPKRRAEAQRRSMLKNLQLISFTDQSAEEQEMCVRQLYDTDISTLEECLLQVTHVCITHPNPNAQELLHNFMLWLAGRSLNIALRLAWTVDAVSAFYSSTGFAGRLKHIHDKLESYAINQGQPAVPSDSTSGGDGSRTSSDPEEGLGDVDASVVQRKEVRLKLYNDERTFVTTLTNLSNTLRFFPDRNYRKDELRRGLRVLNQRLESMRLVHPLCTSSESVQWIVNISVEDCTVFSSRERAPCLIRYEVIVDDTATMQDPTVTRLRQPDGRFRVRADSDEIFVPAPPPGSEPRAAPLVEASGSGAVEDASPEALQCLHAVFGESKKARMARVRKSSPWGAHPNWSMNAMIVKAGDDLRQEELALQLIHTFQCIWQEAGLTVRVKPYAALPTHRDCGLLEVIEDSASMDSIKKATRVSSIYNYYLKAYDGEDSVLYRKAQQNFVESMAGYSIISYILQIKDRHNGNLMIRRDGSLVHIDFGFLFVTSPGGLNFESAPFKLSQELIDVMGGASSDAFNYFRILVYEALAAARERCEDILALVSILTPNNAMPCFGADPGAAVRQLRGRFRDDLLSEADYAVYAKELIVNSADNWRTRRYDQFQSLQNGIL; encoded by the coding sequence ATGGGCGGCATACCGAAACGAcgggcggaggcgcagcgccgctcaaTGCTGAAAAATCTGCAGCTGATCTCTTTCACCGACCAGTCTGCGGAAGAGCAAGAGATGTGCGTCCGACAGCTCTATGACACAGATATAAGCACGTTGGAGGAGTGCCTGCTGCAAGTCACGCATGTCTGTATCACGCACCCGAACCCCAacgcgcaggagctgctgcataACTTTATGCTTTGGCTTGCCGGCCGTTCGCTGAACATTGCGCTTCGCCTGGCGTGGACTGTGGATGCCGTATCAGCTTTCTATAGTTCTACTGGGTTTGCGGGGCGGCTCAAACACATTCACGACAAGCTCGAGAGCTACGCCATCAATCAAGGGCAACCGGCCGTTCCTTCCGACAgcaccagcggtggcgacggcagtCGAACCTCCAGCGACCCCGAGGAGGGCCTTGGCGACGTGGATGCCAGTGTCGTGCAACGGAAGGAGGTACGCCTCAAGCTGTACAACGACGAGCGGACTTTTGTGACGACCTTGACGAACCTGAGCAACACTCTCCGCTTTTTTCCAGATCGCAACTACCGCAAGGACGAGCTGCGCAGAGGTCTGCGAGTGCTGAATCAACGGCTGGAGTCCATGCGTCTCGTCCACCCGCtctgcaccagcagcgaaTCTGTACAGTGGATCGTGAACATCTCCGTCGAAGATTGCACCGTTTTCTCGTCACGCGAGCGGGCGCCTTGCCTGATTCGCTACGAGGTCATCGTAGACGACACAGCGACTATGCAAGACCCGACCGTGACGCGGCTTCGACAGCCTGACGGGCGCTTCCGCGTCCGTGCAGACTCCGATGAGATCTTCGTTCCGGCACCCCCACCGGGGTCTGAGCCACgggccgcgccgctggtAGAAGCGAGCGGAAGCGGTGCCGTGGAGGACGCGTCGCCCGAGGCACTGCAATGCTTGCACGCCGTGTTTGGCGAGAGCAAGAAGGCGCGcatggcgcgcgtgcgcaagTCGTCTCCTTGGGGTGCGCACCCAAACTGGTCCATGAACGCGATGATCGTAAAGGCTGGCGACGATCTCcggcaggaggagctggcacTGCAGCTCATCCACACTTTCCAATGCATCTGGCAGGAGGCAGGTCTGACGGTCCGTGTGAAGCCGTACGCAGCGCTACCTACGCATCGCGACTGTGGCCTGCTCGAGGTGATCGAGGACTCTGCGTCGATGGATAGCATTAAGAAAGCGACCCGGGTCAGCAGCATCTACAACTACTACCTCAAGGCCTACGATGGCGAAGACTCCGTTCTCTATCGCAAGGCGCAACAGAACTTTGTGGAGAGCATGGCCGGCTACAGCATCATCTCATACATCCTCCAAATCAAGGACCGGCACAACGGCAACCTCATGATtcggcgcgacggcagcttGGTTCACATCGACTTTGGCTTTCTGTTCGTGACGTCACCGGGTGGATTGAACTTTGAATCCGCGCCGTTCAAGTTGTCGCAGGAGCTCATCGACGTCATGGGTGGCGCCTCGAGCGACGCCTTCAACTACTTTCGCATTCTTGTCTAcgaggcgctcgcggcggcgcgcgagcGCTGCGAGGACATCCTCGCGCTGGTCTCTATCTTGACGCCAAACAACGCAATGCCCTGCTTCGGGGCGGACCCGGGCGCCGCCGTTCGCCAGCTGCGCGGACGCTTTCGCGACGACCTTCTCTCTGAGGCAGACTACGCTGTGTACGCGAAGGAGCTCATTGTGAACAGTGCCGACAACTGGCGCACTCGACGCTACGACCAGTTCCAGAGCCTCCAGAATGGAATTCTCTAG
- a CDS encoding adenosine kinase-like protein, translating into MGLETLSDGTSPAPISVVCFGHPLLDMMATVENDFLREHNVEPGSVTLAAPEQLVLFSKLLDEFKDQVDYVPGGAAMNTARVLAWMLPDAHIAYVGALGKDRFAEILKSALTKAGVEQLFEECEDKPTGTCAGLVVRKDRTLLANLGAAVTLSLTHIQTDAVQSAIEKASLYYAEGFFLNTASSPNNLLYVAHHAHLHGKLFCFNLNAPYISIAFESRLHVLLPHVDILFGSDEDLLTYASVRWPHDFDLSTLGTVMHANSRRHEAFVRCLARISMLPRANSARPRLVVGTCGPHDTYVACGDHVRSYPVPPMAQEEMVDLNGAGDAFVAGFLAQYIVNRDESTSVVVGHASAQNCIRHNGAVVSGAPPALTRRISGTTEPVMTANSA; encoded by the coding sequence ATGGGGCTGGAAACCCTCAGCGACGGCACGTCGCCGGCCCCGATATCAGTTGTCTGTTTCGGGCATCCTTTGCTAGACATGATGGCAACCGTTGAAAACGATTTCTTGCGGGAGCATAACGTCGAACCAGGGAGTGTCAcactggcggcgccggagcaGCTTGTTCTTTTCTCGAAGCTGCTGGACGAGTTCAAAGATCAGGTGGACTACGTCCCCGGTGGGGCCGCCATGAACACGGCGCGTGTTTTGGCTTGGATGCTGCCTGATGCGCACATCGCCTACGTGGGCGCACTGGGCAAGGATCGCTTCGCCGAAATCCTGAAGAGCGCGCTCACCAAGGCTGGCGTCGAGCAGCTGTTCGAGGAATGCGAAGACAAACCGACGGGCACCTGTGCCGGCCTCGTGGTGCGGAAAGATCGAACGTTGCTTGCTAACCTCGGCGCGGCCGTGACGTTGTCGTTGACGCACATTCAAACGGACGCCGTGCAATCTGCAATTGAGAAGGCCAGTTTGTACTACGCAGAGGGCTTCTTTCTCAACACCGCCTCCAGCCCTAACAATCTTCTCTACGTTGCCCATCACGCTCACCTGCACGGAAAGCTTTTCTGCTTCAACCTGAACGCGCCGTATATTAGCATTGCGTTTGAGAGCCGCCTACATGTTCTCTTGCCTCATGTAGACATCCTCttcggcagcgacgaagaTCTACTAACGTACGCTTCTGTGCGGTGGCCGCACGACTTTGACCTGAGCACCCTCGGCACCGTCATGCACGCTAATTCGCGGCGCCATGAGGCGTTCGTGCGGTGTCTCGCGCGCATCTCCATGCTGCCGAGAGCCAACTCCGCCAGGCCCCGACTCGTGGTCGGGACCTGTGGGCCCCACGACACGTACGTCGCATGCGGCGACCACGTCCGCTCCTACCCAGTGCCGCCGatggcgcaggaggagatggTTGACTTGAACGGCGCTGGTGACGCGTTTGTGGCGGGCTTCCTTGCTCAATACATCGTGAACCGTGATGAGTCTACTAGCGTCGTGGTTGGTCATGCTTCCGCACAGAACTGCATCCGGCATAACGGTGCCGTTGTGAGTGGTGCGCCCCCGGCGCTTACGCGCCGGATCAGCGGCACGACAGAGCCTGTCATGACCGCGAACTCCGCTTGA